A section of the Dehalobacter sp. DCM genome encodes:
- a CDS encoding efflux RND transporter permease subunit, which yields MHLTEISVKRPAALIMAVVLIFALGIIGYQNLGSDLMPSTDTPVITVMTTYKGAGVEEIEQDIIKPVENEIAGLSGIDTIRSTAVTGLGYTTIMFTMETDINQAFMDVQQAIADVSTKLPQDASKPTIRKFDKNSQPVMMLAVTGEVPYEILYAQADTLKSSLEKLPGVGSVTLEGVYQKELAIQVDKEALDYYGLNINTIVSRLQQENLNAPAGEIKQDVQNQTVRVDGEFDDISEIEDLRIPTPAGGQIRLCDLAEVRLQYPDQDEIRRLSQTQSIGVFIQKQSDANIVETTDTVKENLKIMQKGLTQGVSITIASDQSEFIHATLKAVMESLLEGIVTTSLVLLLFLRKWRSALIVLVAIPTSLIATFFMMYVLGFTLNIMSLLALSASIGILVDDSIVVLENIQRHLKMGKNPIAAAIEGRKEIGMAAIAITLSDVVVFAPVAFMSGMIGRYFREFGLTIVCATLFSLLVSFTLTPMLSAKLLKNDSLTEEKNVRILQRFSNGRYGTLLKRLCSINFSIDYLTNQYKRGLAWCLDNRKKVVGLVGIALLVSVLLIPAKVINTEFIPKTDQSSLTIDLSLTPGANLKQTDQKVQRIEAYLQTLPEVSDYFSRVGVDGMESSAEIVVNLVPISERKKNQEQVAKKIRSWGGELEGVVLSVTEASLIGRTSMDGTKPVIINMTGPNPEVLKQIAGQVENTVQAVEGTTDISNSIQAGQKDFSIEMDRLAATEYGITVSDTANTLRTAIQGTEAGVYRKNSNEYDMIVKFQDGQITTKEDLENIWIVSASGQQVTLSQIASVKLTGSPQELLRLNRQELVSVSANIQGRSLGSINQDIEEKLKTLTLPAGYSIAFGGDQENMAESFSSLGKALLASIILVYMILVVLYESYLTPFIRMLSLPCGMIGALLALALTRTTLNLVTMIGLIMLDGLASKNGTLLIDYTNTLRKRGLPLREALIESGATRLKPILMTTITIIVGMLPVALAMGEGSEIKSGMGIVLIGGMLTSTLLSPFLLPVVYLLFDDVKKKIASKKNRAAKNSLDTL from the coding sequence ATGCACCTTACGGAAATATCAGTCAAAAGACCCGCAGCTTTGATTATGGCGGTTGTATTGATCTTTGCTTTAGGAATTATAGGCTATCAGAATCTGGGCTCCGACTTAATGCCCTCAACCGATACGCCGGTTATCACCGTTATGACGACGTACAAGGGAGCCGGTGTTGAGGAGATTGAACAAGATATCATTAAACCGGTGGAAAATGAAATTGCCGGTTTAAGCGGGATTGATACCATCCGATCAACGGCGGTCACCGGTCTCGGCTATACAACCATCATGTTCACCATGGAGACAGACATTAATCAAGCTTTTATGGATGTGCAGCAAGCGATTGCCGATGTCTCCACCAAGCTGCCGCAGGACGCTTCCAAGCCAACTATCCGGAAATTCGATAAAAATTCACAGCCGGTAATGATGCTGGCCGTTACAGGTGAAGTACCCTATGAAATACTTTATGCCCAAGCAGATACTTTAAAATCCTCCCTGGAAAAATTGCCGGGGGTCGGGAGCGTCACTCTGGAAGGAGTATACCAAAAAGAGCTTGCCATTCAGGTTGATAAAGAAGCATTGGATTACTATGGCCTCAATATCAATACCATCGTCAGCCGTCTCCAGCAGGAAAACCTAAACGCTCCTGCCGGCGAAATCAAACAGGATGTTCAAAACCAGACGGTCAGGGTCGACGGGGAATTTGACGATATCTCAGAAATAGAGGACTTACGGATTCCGACTCCGGCAGGCGGGCAAATCCGCTTGTGTGACTTGGCCGAAGTCCGGCTGCAATATCCGGATCAAGACGAAATCCGTCGCTTAAGTCAAACGCAATCCATCGGAGTTTTTATTCAAAAGCAGAGCGATGCCAATATTGTCGAGACTACCGATACTGTCAAGGAAAATCTGAAAATAATGCAAAAAGGATTAACGCAAGGAGTAAGCATCACCATAGCCTCAGATCAATCCGAATTTATTCATGCCACGTTAAAGGCAGTGATGGAAAGTCTTCTGGAAGGAATCGTTACAACCTCTCTCGTACTCCTTTTATTCTTGCGCAAATGGCGCTCGGCGCTTATTGTCCTAGTCGCTATTCCAACATCGCTGATTGCTACCTTTTTTATGATGTATGTCCTAGGCTTCACTTTGAATATCATGTCTTTACTGGCGTTATCGGCAAGTATCGGTATCCTGGTGGATGATTCGATTGTCGTGCTGGAAAATATCCAAAGACACCTTAAAATGGGCAAGAATCCAATTGCCGCGGCGATCGAAGGCCGGAAGGAAATCGGCATGGCGGCCATTGCGATTACCCTCTCCGATGTTGTTGTATTTGCCCCTGTCGCTTTTATGTCCGGTATGATCGGTCGTTATTTCCGAGAATTCGGGCTGACCATTGTCTGTGCAACCTTATTTTCTTTGCTGGTTTCGTTTACGCTGACCCCAATGCTGTCTGCCAAACTTCTCAAAAATGACTCTTTGACTGAAGAAAAGAATGTCCGCATCTTACAACGATTTAGCAACGGAAGATATGGCACATTGTTAAAGAGGCTTTGTTCCATAAATTTCTCCATAGATTACTTGACAAACCAATATAAACGCGGGTTGGCCTGGTGCCTCGATAACCGGAAAAAAGTCGTCGGACTGGTAGGGATAGCGCTTTTAGTCAGTGTGCTGCTTATTCCGGCAAAAGTGATCAACACGGAATTTATTCCAAAAACGGATCAAAGTAGTTTGACCATTGATTTGTCCCTGACCCCGGGAGCAAATCTGAAGCAAACTGATCAGAAAGTTCAGCGCATTGAGGCTTATTTGCAGACCTTACCCGAAGTTTCAGATTATTTCTCCAGAGTAGGGGTGGACGGGATGGAGTCCTCTGCGGAGATTGTGGTCAATCTTGTCCCTATCAGCGAGAGAAAGAAAAATCAGGAACAGGTTGCTAAGAAAATAAGAAGCTGGGGAGGGGAACTGGAAGGTGTCGTCTTATCCGTTACCGAAGCGAGTCTCATCGGTCGGACTTCAATGGACGGTACAAAACCTGTTATCATAAACATGACAGGACCCAATCCCGAAGTGTTGAAGCAGATTGCAGGTCAAGTTGAAAACACAGTGCAAGCTGTTGAAGGTACTACAGATATCAGCAATTCCATCCAGGCCGGCCAAAAAGACTTCAGTATTGAAATGGACCGCCTGGCGGCGACCGAATATGGCATTACTGTGTCGGATACGGCAAATACACTCCGGACGGCGATCCAGGGTACTGAAGCAGGGGTTTACCGAAAAAACAGCAACGAATACGATATGATCGTTAAATTTCAGGATGGACAGATAACGACCAAAGAAGATCTCGAAAATATCTGGATTGTCAGCGCATCAGGGCAACAAGTTACTCTCAGTCAAATCGCTTCGGTCAAGCTTACAGGCAGTCCCCAGGAATTACTGCGGCTGAACCGGCAGGAATTGGTTTCGGTATCTGCAAACATTCAGGGGAGATCTTTAGGTTCGATCAATCAAGACATTGAGGAGAAACTAAAGACTCTAACCTTGCCCGCCGGTTACAGCATCGCATTCGGGGGAGACCAGGAGAACATGGCAGAATCATTCAGTTCCTTAGGCAAAGCCTTATTAGCATCCATTATTCTTGTCTACATGATTTTAGTAGTTCTTTATGAATCGTATTTGACCCCTTTTATCCGAATGCTCTCCCTGCCCTGCGGCATGATCGGCGCGTTGTTAGCCTTGGCGCTTACCAGAACCACTCTGAACCTGGTCACCATGATTGGACTGATCATGTTGGACGGACTAGCTTCCAAGAATGGTACCTTGCTGATCGATTATACTAATACCTTAAGAAAACGGGGGCTGCCTTTAAGAGAAGCGCTAATCGAATCAGGAGCCACACGCTTAAAACCCATCCTAATGACAACCATCACGATTATTGTCGGAATGCTGCCGGTAGCGCTGGCGATGGGAGAGGGCAGCGAAATCAAGTCGGGTATGGGGATCGTCTTAATCGGCGGCATGCTGACCTCGACCCTTCTTTCCCCGTTTCTTCTCCCGGTTGTCTACCTGCTGTTTGACGACGTCAAAAAGAAAATTGCTTCGAAAAAAAATAGAGCTGCAAAAAATTCGCTCGATACTTTGTAA
- a CDS encoding virulence RhuM family protein — protein MSNIISVSEGKIALYSIGDSSVYVDVVFKDETFWMTQKAITQLFEVDLSVISRHLKNIYAEEELSLEATIAKIAIVQNEGGRKVNRSPEFYSLDAIIAVGYRVNSKKATRFRQWATQTLKEYIQKGYLLNMDMLKNGRQFGRDYFDELLEKIREIRASERRAYQKIADVFEQCSYDYDKDSELTKEFYAFVQNKLHYAVTGKTAAELISERVTLEHPTMGLTTWKDAPKGKILKRDIGVAKNYLNEKEISRLNRLVTMFIDYAELMAEDGIAMSMQDWLQETDNFLKNNRRRVLEGKGHISHEDAMKKAAEVYEQFRIQQDKDYISNFDEAMSEYLKGKDNTPD, from the coding sequence ATGAGTAATATAATCAGCGTCAGCGAGGGCAAAATTGCGCTTTATTCAATAGGTGACAGCAGCGTTTATGTGGATGTTGTATTTAAGGATGAGACTTTCTGGATGACACAGAAGGCTATTACACAATTATTTGAAGTCGATTTGTCCGTTATATCACGGCACTTGAAAAATATCTATGCCGAAGAGGAATTATCGCTTGAAGCAACTATTGCAAAAATTGCAATAGTTCAAAACGAAGGTGGACGTAAAGTGAACCGCTCCCCTGAGTTTTACAGTTTAGACGCTATTATCGCTGTTGGTTATCGGGTTAATTCAAAAAAAGCAACGAGATTTCGTCAATGGGCTACACAAACGTTGAAAGAGTATATCCAAAAAGGCTATCTTTTAAATATGGATATGCTGAAAAACGGAAGGCAGTTCGGGCGTGATTACTTCGACGAGTTACTGGAGAAAATTCGTGAAATCCGTGCCAGTGAACGTCGTGCCTACCAAAAGATAGCTGATGTATTCGAGCAGTGCAGCTATGACTACGATAAAGACAGCGAGCTTACCAAAGAATTTTACGCATTTGTGCAGAATAAGCTGCACTATGCTGTCACAGGGAAAACAGCAGCGGAACTCATTTCTGAGCGTGTTACGCTTGAACACCCTACAATGGGTCTTACCACATGGAAAGACGCTCCAAAAGGGAAAATACTGAAAAGAGATATTGGTGTGGCAAAGAATTATCTGAATGAAAAGGAGATTTCACGTCTCAACAGACTTGTCACTATGTTCATCGACTATGCCGAACTCATGGCAGAGGATGGCATAGCGATGAGTATGCAGGACTGGTTGCAAGAAACAGACAATTTTCTTAAAAATAACCGGCGACGTGTACTTGAGGGCAAGGGGCATATTTCACATGAGGATGCAATGAAAAAAGCTGCGGAAGTTTACGAACAGTTTCGTATTCAACAGGATAAGGATTATATCTCTAACTTCGATGAGGCAATGTCGGAGTATTTAAAAGGGAAAGACAACACGCCGGATTAA
- a CDS encoding recombinase zinc beta ribbon domain-containing protein — MKDSHPAIVSAEVFDKVQEEMAKRARLVSNEDGTAEISRSKYSGKYLLGNLLVCGDCGASYRRRTEQGKVAWRCATRIEKGKEACSHSPTLDEGWVQDALGAALCQNGAYDEGMVRNEVDKILVFDAYILIFRADGSKDKRSFRND, encoded by the coding sequence GTGAAAGACAGCCATCCCGCCATTGTCTCCGCCGAAGTGTTTGATAAGGTGCAGGAGGAAATGGCCAAGCGTGCAAGGCTAGTCAGTAATGAGGATGGCACAGCAGAAATAAGCAGAAGCAAATATAGCGGTAAATATCTTCTGGGGAATTTGCTTGTGTGCGGCGATTGCGGAGCGTCTTATCGTAGAAGGACTGAGCAGGGCAAGGTTGCCTGGCGCTGCGCAACAAGGATTGAAAAAGGCAAAGAGGCATGCTCCCACTCCCCTACTCTGGATGAAGGGTGGGTACAGGATGCGCTGGGCGCTGCTCTCTGCCAGAACGGAGCTTATGATGAAGGTATGGTGAGAAATGAAGTTGATAAAATCCTGGTTTTTGATGCCTATATTCTAATATTCCGCGCAGATGGCTCGAAAGATAAAAGGTCATTCCGGAATGACTGA
- a CDS encoding cation diffusion facilitator family transporter, whose protein sequence is MENKVHSTIKLRQNEKRLLISIILVATILAGKLTAALLTKSLALFSDSWHLITDLAALVISWWGLHATNKPANDKNTYGFYRHSILTALINNISLILISLFIFYKAVERYFNPVNVQAEGMILIAILGLAVNTLIVLNLRANIENINTKSAYVHFMGDALADVGVLIGGIVIYFTGFSGVDTILSAILACLILKSACQMTIECIRIFLEIPPPHICIENVKKSLKQIEGVHEVTDIHIWSLSAEVHAMTAHVCVRERDLKQNQELLHKLQHLLFEDFGIVHSTIQFEHTPCGSCFHQAEGHQYQCSLCIDAEFKHVNRSANKNLSNCI, encoded by the coding sequence ATGGAAAATAAGGTACATAGCACAATTAAGCTAAGACAAAATGAAAAAAGATTATTGATCTCTATTATCCTCGTTGCCACGATTTTAGCTGGAAAACTAACAGCGGCGTTGTTAACAAAAAGTCTTGCTCTTTTTAGTGACTCTTGGCATCTCATAACCGATCTGGCGGCTTTAGTCATCAGTTGGTGGGGGTTACATGCAACCAATAAGCCGGCCAACGACAAAAATACATATGGCTTTTATCGGCATAGTATTCTCACAGCTTTGATTAACAATATTTCCTTAATTTTAATTTCCCTGTTTATTTTTTATAAGGCGGTTGAACGCTATTTTAACCCTGTAAATGTCCAAGCGGAAGGAATGATTCTGATTGCCATCCTGGGACTAGCTGTGAATACTTTGATTGTTCTCAATCTAAGGGCCAATATTGAAAATATAAATACCAAGAGTGCTTACGTTCATTTTATGGGTGATGCGCTGGCCGATGTGGGTGTTCTCATCGGGGGTATCGTTATTTACTTTACAGGATTCAGTGGCGTTGATACCATACTCAGTGCCATACTGGCCTGCCTGATCCTAAAAAGTGCATGTCAAATGACAATTGAATGTATCCGAATCTTTCTGGAAATTCCACCACCCCATATCTGTATTGAAAATGTCAAAAAAAGCCTCAAACAAATAGAAGGGGTACATGAAGTAACGGATATCCATATCTGGAGTTTGTCTGCTGAGGTTCACGCTATGACGGCTCATGTCTGCGTTAGGGAAAGAGACCTGAAACAAAATCAAGAACTTCTACACAAACTGCAGCATTTGCTTTTTGAGGATTTTGGGATAGTTCATTCCACTATTCAATTTGAACATACACCTTGCGGCAGTTGCTTTCATCAAGCGGAAGGTCATCAATACCAGTGCTCTTTATGCATTGATGCCGAATTTAAACATGTGAATAGATCGGCCAATAAAAATCTTTCAAATTGTATATGA
- a CDS encoding metal-dependent transcriptional regulator, whose translation MLSPSLEDYLEETYRFSQLPGPVRVTDISKKLKVSLPSVTKALGRLREKKYINYEPYGEITLTEQGTRLGSFLVERNQLLQEFLMLICANCDTAAEAEAMEHYLSGETIKAIQKLVKFLKNYPEPYNEYLEYIQQLTDEHLLEL comes from the coding sequence ATGCTTTCACCAAGCCTGGAAGATTATCTTGAAGAAACTTATCGTTTCTCTCAATTGCCCGGACCGGTCAGGGTAACGGATATCAGCAAAAAACTAAAGGTATCTTTGCCATCGGTAACCAAAGCTTTAGGCAGGCTGAGGGAAAAGAAATATATCAATTATGAACCGTACGGGGAAATAACCCTTACAGAACAAGGAACAAGATTAGGATCTTTTCTGGTTGAGAGAAATCAACTCCTGCAAGAATTTCTCATGCTGATATGTGCCAACTGTGATACCGCTGCAGAAGCAGAGGCTATGGAGCATTATCTGTCCGGCGAAACCATCAAAGCAATTCAAAAACTGGTCAAGTTTCTCAAAAACTATCCTGAACCTTATAACGAATATCTTGAATATATCCAGCAACTAACAGATGAACATTTGCTGGAATTATAA
- a CDS encoding nucleoside recognition domain-containing protein → MNSITSNAALRELKREADKARLSAGNIFGDKIVSDIFANAEHIARKNVVKQDKTMNWSQHVDNILTSKIFGYPIMLMVLGVILWITIAGANIPSGIIADALFGFQDVLTGIFISLGSPDWLHGVLVLGLYRALAWVVSVMLPPMAIFFPLFTLLEDLGYLPRVSFNLDHFFKRAKACGKQCLTMCMGFGCNAAGVVSCRIIDSPRERLIAILTNNFVPCNGRFPTLIAIGTIFGAGALTQHLQAPATAGIITGLILIGIAVTFVVSWMLSHTLLKGEASSMVLELPPYRRPKIGAVLYRSIIDRTIFVLRRAVLVAAPAGALTWIVGNIYVGDMSILAHAANFLQPVAQLIGLDGYILLAFILGIPANEIVFPILIMSYMSSGYMIELDSLTELQTLLVNHGWTWLTALCTMLFALLHWPCATTLLTALKETGSKKWTFLSFLIPTAIAFMVCFMVAQSIRLLGLV, encoded by the coding sequence ATGAATAGTATTACCAGTAATGCTGCCTTAAGAGAGCTGAAGCGGGAGGCGGATAAGGCCCGCCTCTCTGCGGGAAACATATTCGGAGATAAAATAGTCAGTGATATCTTTGCCAACGCCGAACATATTGCCCGAAAAAATGTCGTTAAACAGGATAAGACAATGAACTGGTCCCAACATGTGGACAATATCCTTACTTCCAAAATTTTTGGTTATCCCATTATGTTAATGGTTCTTGGGGTTATCCTTTGGATCACTATTGCCGGGGCTAATATACCTTCCGGGATAATCGCTGATGCGCTCTTTGGTTTTCAGGATGTTCTGACCGGAATTTTCATTTCTTTGGGATCGCCCGACTGGCTGCATGGTGTTCTGGTTCTGGGTTTATACAGAGCCTTGGCCTGGGTTGTATCCGTTATGCTACCCCCGATGGCAATCTTTTTCCCCTTGTTTACTTTGTTGGAAGACCTGGGGTACCTGCCTAGAGTTTCTTTCAATCTTGACCACTTTTTTAAGAGAGCTAAAGCCTGCGGGAAACAATGCCTGACCATGTGTATGGGTTTCGGCTGCAATGCGGCCGGAGTCGTATCCTGCAGAATCATTGATTCTCCCCGGGAACGGCTTATCGCCATCCTTACCAACAATTTTGTCCCTTGCAACGGAAGATTCCCGACCTTGATCGCGATCGGAACGATTTTTGGCGCCGGAGCGCTCACCCAACACTTGCAGGCTCCGGCAACTGCCGGAATTATCACCGGGCTAATCCTGATTGGCATTGCGGTAACATTCGTTGTTTCCTGGATGCTTTCCCACACCCTGCTGAAAGGAGAAGCATCTTCCATGGTTTTGGAACTCCCGCCCTACCGAAGGCCCAAAATTGGCGCGGTCCTTTACCGGTCAATTATCGACAGAACCATCTTTGTTCTTAGGCGTGCCGTTCTGGTGGCAGCCCCCGCAGGTGCCCTGACTTGGATAGTTGGAAATATATACGTCGGAGATATGAGTATCCTGGCTCATGCCGCTAACTTTTTACAGCCGGTTGCACAACTGATCGGATTGGACGGCTATATTCTTCTGGCCTTCATCCTAGGGATCCCTGCCAATGAGATCGTCTTTCCAATACTCATTATGAGCTATATGTCTTCAGGCTATATGATTGAGCTGGATAGCCTTACTGAACTGCAGACACTCTTGGTTAACCATGGCTGGACCTGGCTGACCGCGCTCTGCACCATGCTTTTTGCTCTTCTTCATTGGCCTTGTGCTACAACCTTGTTAACTGCGCTTAAAGAAACCGGCAGCAAAAAATGGACTTTCCTATCTTTTCTCATACCTACAGCTATTGCCTTCATGGTTTGCTTTATGGTTGCTCAGTCCATACGGTTGTTAGGATTGGTATAA
- a CDS encoding DUF4489 domain-containing protein → MRKPIMLMDLCEKLWDLHEAKKDEKDCCIFPKHPKPKEVLLVCGKGKNVDLNNVYEGVLDPPILLARVAVDTSCLCKPLVKIDFSTIIEADPNGDEAELVIALKRTCNGNCMILEKYELEFNDVEVLPFSFTFCDDDFHCKEGCCIYTVEIIKIDVEGGDKLEELETNSTAINAIAQGLCD, encoded by the coding sequence ATGCGTAAACCGATAATGCTAATGGATTTGTGTGAAAAACTATGGGACTTGCATGAAGCAAAAAAAGACGAGAAAGATTGCTGTATCTTCCCAAAACATCCTAAACCCAAAGAAGTGCTATTAGTCTGTGGGAAGGGAAAAAACGTCGATTTAAATAATGTTTACGAAGGAGTATTAGATCCTCCAATCCTTCTTGCAAGAGTTGCTGTTGACACATCTTGTTTGTGCAAACCACTTGTAAAGATTGATTTCTCAACAATTATTGAAGCAGATCCAAATGGTGACGAAGCCGAATTAGTGATTGCACTAAAAAGAACTTGCAATGGAAATTGCATGATATTAGAAAAATATGAACTTGAATTTAATGATGTTGAAGTATTGCCATTTAGCTTTACTTTCTGTGATGATGACTTTCATTGTAAAGAAGGATGTTGTATTTACACCGTAGAAATCATAAAAATTGATGTTGAAGGTGGAGATAAACTAGAAGAACTTGAGACAAATAGCACTGCAATCAATGCGATTGCACAAGGATTATGTGACTGA
- a CDS encoding HNH endonuclease, with the protein MQISGLPGTDGRPVLPKTQPIDRRKKQDETNWQPLCIKCHNRKTKTKDQYRE; encoded by the coding sequence ATGCAGATATCCGGGTTGCCCGGAACTGACGGAAGGCCGGTATTGCCTAAAACACAGCCAATTGACAGAAGGAAAAAACAGGACGAAACCAACTGGCAGCCGCTGTGTATTAAGTGCCACAACCGGAAAACGAAGACGAAGGATCAGTATCGGGAGTAG
- a CDS encoding FeoB small GTPase domain-containing protein, with product MGFNVADSRVLREHFGITAKNDQMVIALAGNPNVGKSTVFNALTGLRQHTGNWPGKTVDNAQGTFTYRNKSFLLVDLPGTYSILAHTVEEEIARDFICFGKPDVTVVVLDATSLERNLNLALQVIEITSQVIICVNLIDEAKKKKISIDFAGLEKDLGVPVVATAARQGEGLNDLKEAVYQVTLGPKSGQPKQIQYCREIEDTVEMLLPKIEQLKVGQFLNSRWIALRFLDGDEKLIDNISRHLDLLSGQSEMKEVEAAL from the coding sequence ATGGGATTCAATGTTGCAGACAGCAGGGTACTTAGAGAACACTTCGGCATTACAGCCAAGAATGATCAGATGGTCATCGCCTTAGCCGGAAATCCAAACGTCGGTAAAAGCACCGTGTTCAACGCTTTAACAGGGCTAAGACAACATACGGGAAATTGGCCGGGGAAAACGGTGGATAATGCTCAAGGTACATTTACTTACAGGAATAAATCCTTTTTATTGGTTGATCTTCCCGGCACTTACTCGATTCTGGCCCATACGGTGGAGGAAGAAATAGCACGGGATTTTATCTGTTTCGGCAAACCCGACGTAACTGTTGTCGTTCTGGATGCCACCTCCCTGGAGAGAAACCTGAATCTTGCCCTGCAGGTGATAGAGATCACATCCCAAGTTATCATCTGCGTGAACTTGATTGATGAAGCCAAAAAGAAAAAAATCTCCATTGACTTTGCTGGTTTGGAAAAAGACCTGGGCGTTCCGGTCGTAGCTACTGCAGCCCGCCAGGGAGAAGGATTAAACGATTTAAAAGAAGCAGTCTATCAGGTTACCCTTGGCCCAAAATCCGGCCAACCAAAGCAGATCCAGTACTGTAGAGAAATCGAAGACACCGTGGAGATGCTTTTACCCAAAATTGAACAACTTAAGGTTGGACAATTTTTAAATTCAAGATGGATTGCACTGCGTTTTCTGGATGGCGATGAAAAATTGATTGACAACATTTCGCGACATCTGGACCTGCTAAGTGGGCAATCGGAAATGAAGGAGGTTGAAGCAGCGCTATGA
- a CDS encoding FeoA family protein — protein MQDVNMSSVHNQTTLSQVQIGSACTVAALHLEGLLRRRIMDLGIIPGTAIECIRKGPSGDPTAYTVRGTTIALRREDAAKINVYLI, from the coding sequence ATGCAGGATGTAAATATGAGTTCAGTTCATAACCAGACAACTTTATCCCAAGTACAAATAGGTTCTGCTTGTACTGTAGCAGCTCTTCATCTCGAAGGGCTCTTGCGGAGAAGAATAATGGATTTGGGAATTATTCCCGGAACAGCTATTGAGTGTATCAGGAAAGGGCCATCAGGTGATCCCACTGCTTACACCGTAAGAGGGACCACCATAGCCTTGCGCAGAGAAGATGCTGCCAAAATCAATGTCTATCTCATTTAA